In a genomic window of Melopsittacus undulatus isolate bMelUnd1 chromosome 1, bMelUnd1.mat.Z, whole genome shotgun sequence:
- the LRRC3B gene encoding leucine-rich repeat-containing protein 3B, which produces MHLVDLWLTRSLSMCLLLQSFVLMILCFHSASMCPKGCLCSHSGGLNVSCSNANLKEIPRDLPPETVLLYLDSNQITSIPNEIFKDLHQLRVLNLSKNGIEFIDEHAFKGVAETLQTLDLSDNRIQSVHKNAFNNLKARARIANNPWHCDCTLQQVLRSMASNHETANNVICKTSVLDEHAGRPFLNAANDADLCNLPKKTTDYAMLVTMFGWFTMVISYVVYYVRQNQEDARRHLEYLKSLPSRQKKPDEADDISTVV; this is translated from the coding sequence ATGCATTTGGTAGACCTGTGGTTAACTCGTTCCCTCTCCATGTGTCTGCTCTTACAAAGTTTTGTCCTCATGATACTGTGCTTTCATTCTGCCAGTATGTGCCCGAAAGGCTGCCTCTGTTCTCACTCTGGAGGTCTGAACGTCAGCTGTAGCAATGCAAATCTCAAGGAAATACCCAGAGATCTTCCTCCAGAAACAGTCTTACTTTATTTGGACTCCAATCAGATAACATCTATCCCCAATGAAATTTTTAAGGACCTGCACCAACTGAGAGTCCTTAATTTATCAAAAAATGGGATTGAGTTTATAGATGAACACGCCTTTAAAGGGGTGGCAGAAACCTTGCAGACTCTGGATTTGTCCGACAACCGGATTCAGAGCGTGCACAAAAACGCTTTCAACAACTTAAAGGCCAGAGCCAGAATTGCAAACAACCCCTGGCATTGTGactgcacactgcagcaggTGTTGAGAAGCATGGCCTCCAACCACGAAACAGCCAACAACGTCATCTGCAAGACTTCTGTGCTGGATGAACACGCGGGGAGACCATTCCTCAATGCTGCCAATGATGCTGACCTCTGCAACCTTCCTAAAAAGACTACCGATTACGCCATGCTGGTCACCATGTTTGGCTGGTTCACCATGGTGATCTCATACGTGGTTTATTATGTCCGGCAAAACCAGGAGGATGCAAGGAGGCACCTTGAGTACTTGAAATCCCTGCCAAGCAGGCAAAAGAAACCAGATGAAGCTGATGACATTAGCACTGTGGTATAG